One genomic window of Halovivax cerinus includes the following:
- a CDS encoding helix-turn-helix domain-containing protein has translation MGTTAELVIPAHEFALARSLDRLPSLQVRIEPIVASDAASTMPHVQFRGEPDALDGLDTQLADDPTVDSANRLANSEDEHRYRIRWADSVVETVEHLTDREATILDARGSGAQWRLRVLVPERDALSETYDAATDAGITIDVARVHELELTERSRYGLTDAQYETLVTALASGYYEIPRDVDMEGLAKELEISHQALSERLRRAHRRLVTEALDVDNPAGE, from the coding sequence ATGGGCACGACAGCCGAACTCGTGATACCGGCTCACGAGTTCGCTCTCGCTCGATCACTGGACCGGCTCCCGTCGCTCCAGGTACGGATCGAGCCGATCGTCGCGTCGGACGCGGCTTCGACGATGCCACACGTGCAGTTCCGGGGCGAGCCAGACGCGCTCGACGGTCTGGATACGCAGCTCGCGGACGACCCGACCGTCGATAGCGCGAACCGACTCGCAAACAGCGAGGACGAACACCGGTACCGGATCCGGTGGGCCGACTCCGTGGTCGAGACGGTCGAACACCTGACGGACAGGGAGGCGACGATACTCGACGCGAGGGGCTCGGGCGCGCAGTGGCGGCTTCGCGTCCTCGTCCCCGAACGCGACGCACTCTCCGAGACGTACGACGCCGCGACCGACGCAGGGATCACCATCGACGTCGCGAGAGTACACGAACTCGAACTCACCGAGCGGAGCCGGTACGGTCTGACCGACGCGCAGTACGAGACGCTCGTGACGGCGCTCGCATCGGGATACTACGAGATCCCGCGCGACGTAGACATGGAGGGACTCGCCAAGGAACTCGAGATCTCCCACCAGGCGCTCTCGGAACGTCTCCGACGAGCACACAGGCGGCTCGTCACCGAAGCGCTCGACGTCGACAATCCGGCGGGCGAGTGA